A section of the Sphaerodactylus townsendi isolate TG3544 linkage group LG11, MPM_Stown_v2.3, whole genome shotgun sequence genome encodes:
- the LOC125440800 gene encoding NAC-alpha domain-containing protein 1-like, with the protein MPGEARAPETDDSRNISTPSTPSGEALTPLQISPMAASAFQADPPLDPLLCGKGVPAFLPAKKEDRPQPEGASCDAAVGGAAAGLAALTECGHVLMEPDPKVLEGVPKGLGAPLTSVDMLDTRVVMGEETQCLAEEEDAGTAELQALEAAILESSSSEAEQDEADNQALEAFEDLPVQPPRKVTKGLSDRQACLSLPGLQSPELMAAAPLSQGDPLADVPFPPPALAKDLPEELAEAQPLPLKTTCGLDPELYFTAPSTPIKTVFPLLRPPPFSKDSLSEEPGDLDSEGLCSTPTSPSGSYITAEGGSWASSGTASTSPSCSPNLIAESEAMEVPADCGESLPELDLSEGLFRTSCQSPHLEREVAFRTLSSSTLVHALFTAEDDEGVDDGQTTPEEDGDDWGCETAAARMDSWHPEREILSWPKSSGGSAEEAAERSLEGSGHRIFKGESSPAGDTSGERVEPAPSRCSPAAFSGLPSEGPASPPGVCSSDADVSGRLQAEVVTSPLDDGAVSTENDPMIPALLLPFHGSLIFEAEAMEITLFPQGEPVENDVLYSAEDDDSTSASFLHSLSETSINEGVDESFAFQDDTSQSSDSASYNGEEDERLYSIEQYALVPDAAQQEAKPPVEDPGMEASHVGSESEMETSSDAYNTDEEGSASAAGGKASSQGRPQENKTSQEEQIPGNSNLELAGIAALQAVPEREVPGDASECSGRSSYAVSPTGPERGSPLQQDPTASPGAPVCKEEDSQGETGSSCSSLEHQPLSDLREAPGRGVPDSGECLIACFDTDDEAENLPPLDSAPERPQPASQVSGEWIGHVCVGAAIPLGWYPKPYQPVELSATEATDSPTLDIAARLKESEERLLELLDRDDASEGGSPELGRQDSGVLDMDPEKGTAPFVSFLKSSEAAILEQPEVTRADEPVGECLFACFESEDELEEASSLDLMNNNEDHMGVTFSEADPQLLIGLDEAQENTPLAASEVIVETAASLPQGSPLPHESIRVPPEDLGWDLYGARKGSGEPEVESHVGQHLSSQKQDSGKDAPSEPLQQCPETKEFNVRGPQTTESCHVAHGAQDVSREHDEHEGWLGGEAVEPQEASEMMEEGQQLSTSASSDQNWDTPSEEEEVTSEYESGAWLKADSVSENTLRGAASCLHRLEAQPVISEAPGLPDLVSLELQGVSAPPRGLGQPNLRDDNMNLVPAQGIEATDAVGKTSGRGPFLTDSGERRGYQENEVATPSIVADVATSEPIERTQLGSARLPEPLTATNDAELSTPQTADSLLASEKDCYLDTSAQISGAFWSSPSAEKRGDPPVIGARGLQLAEKTFAQALLQGLTSALDPELLWQGKDAAKSSSELPGVSPSHSNADSSFFTALDYSSNETIVLAASPDSERADWLTPEQAKGSAVYVVEESPPLQDRRAAASEPGPLLFEPEPSAETEEGPPQPNVAVCPHHAALAKEQGLASSRREKAQKNATSVSSRIQPLFFASEEEIFLAEPNLAPQGHPQAEAEHAGAADYSGTLNRGPAVADSETVALGSSPATRGRLEPPGALLQRSAGAVGSPDVLTDQQQITSILQGSFGSRKEQRTAGACLKSSLPVAEAQSLRGSLKGGILKNSSGKPMPDSAGVSHLGEAGTSTPLGGPAAGQDHNAPWPTEEGKDGDPLEAEGLETAPEAEGASPSSQETPKGGSCSLVTSVSEEPAKEGICFPKDVGGPPSLRLPKEMPLRALDADLSAKVGNRETPEETTVQDTTRATGSPLVVEGGQEGEAKAEPSDGAEGVGPPVVDSATFLPSDSPSPASQTPQPPGANSETQLLAPPAPELPASLPSELASVSPPPPASSESPQVPVVSPSPMPLPSSKSPPPGPVLASWLPASSTNPEEEPTCAEETPFLLQDSKKPPTEVLQSAGPFMLGRDQLAGSKDSRGRNRLPGNKDSRSKDSLSAREKRVDRGALLLESSSSSERDLPYRCPEIESLREATGMALLGEKKPSVGRGTHEANHKESGNDSESNEGSLPELEEPEVSEPRTAQTQAQLTHPLGMGEESISKAKQSRSEKKARKAMSKLGLRQIHGVTRITIRKSKNILFVITKPDVFKSPASDIYIVFGEAKIEDLSQQVHKAAAEKFKVPMEHSPLITEAAPTLTIKEESEEEEEVDETGLEVRDIELVMAQANVSRPKAVRALRHNNNDIVNAIMELTM; encoded by the exons ATGACTCTCGGAATATCTCCACTCCCTCTACCCCAAGTGGCGAGGCTCTGACTCCGCTGCAGATCTCCCCGATGGCTGCCTCTGCCTTCCAGGCTGACCCTCCGCTGGATCCCCTCCTGTGCGGCAAAGGAGTCCCCGCCTTCCTGCCGGCCAAGAAAGAAGACCGCCCTCAGCCTGAAGGAGCCAGCTGTGACGCGGCCGTTGGCGGTGCGGCTGCCGGCCTGGCGGCCCTGACTGAATGCGGGCACGTTCTGATGGAACCAGACCCCAAAGTCCTGGAGGGGGTCCCAAAGGGTCTTGGGGCTCCTCTGACGAGTGTGGACATGCTGGACACCAGGGTAGTTATGGGGGAGGAGACACAGTGCCTCGCTGAGGAGGAAGATGCGGGGACGGCTGAGCTGCAGGCCCTGGAGGCGGCCATCTTGGAATCCAGCTCCAGTGAGGCCGAGCAGGATGAGGCGGACAATCAGGCCCTGGAGGCCTTCGAGGACCTCCCCGTGCAGCCTCCCCGTAAGGTAACGAAAGGCTTGAGTGACCGTCAAGCTTGTCTCTCTCTGCCGGGCCTGCAGTCTCCAGAGCTGATGGCAGCGGCACCCCTCTCTCAGGGTGACCCTCTGGCCGACGTGCCTTTCCCGCCTCCTGCACTTGCCAAAGACCTTCCTGAGGAGCTGGCCGAGGCCCAGCCCTTGCCTCTCAAGACCACGTGCGGCCTGGACCCCGAGCTCTACTTCACGGCTCCCTCAACCCCCATCAAGACTGTCTTTCCCCTCCTCAGgcctccccctttctccaaagACAGTCTGAGCGAGGAGCCCGGCGACCTGGACAGCGAAGGCCTCTGCTCCACGCCCACCTCGCCCTCGGGGTCCTACATCACTGCGGAGGGGGGCAGCTGGGCCTCGTCCGGCACCGCCAGCACCTCCCCGTCCTGCTCGCCAAACCTCATAGCCGAGTCCGAAGCCATGGAAGTTCCAGCAGACTGTGGCGAATCTCTGCCAGAGCTGGATCTTTCCGAGGGGCTCTTCAGAACGTCGTGTCAGTCTCCTCACCTGGAGAGAGAGGTGGCTTTCCGCACGCTGTCTTCCAGCACTTTGGTTCACGCTTTGTTTACCGCTGAGGACGACGAGGGTGTAGACGACGGGCAGACGACACCCGAGGAAGACGGAGACGACTGGGGTTGTGAAACGGCTGCTGCGAGAATGGACTCCTGGCATCCGGAACGGGAGATATTGTCATGGCCGAAGAGCAGCGGAGGCTCTgcggaagaagcagcagaacggAGCCTCGAGGGTTCGGGCCACAGGATCTTCAAAGGAGAGAGCTCGCCTGCTGGTGATACTTCGGGAGAGCGTGTAGAACCCGCCCCCTCCCGCTGCTCCCCAGCTGCCTTCTCAGGGCTTCCATCCGAGGGGCCGGCCAGTCCACCTGGGGTCTGCTCCTCTGATGCCGACGTATCTGGCAGGCTGCAAGCAGAGGTGGTCACTTCCCCGCTGGACGATGGTGCGGTTAGCACGGAGAACGACCCAATGATCCCTGCGCTGCTTCTGCCTTTCCACGGGAGCCTCATCTTCGAGGCAGAGGCCATGGAAATAACGCTGTTCCCCCAGGGGGAGCCGGTGGAGAACGACGTTCTCTACAGCGCAGAGGATGACGACAGCACGTCTGCCTCCTTCCTCCACTCCCTGTCAGAGACGTCCATCAACGAAGGGGTCGACGAGTCCTTTGCTTTCCAAGACGACACCTCCCAGTCCTCCGACTCGGCCTCCTACAACGGGGAGGAAGATGAGCGGCTGTACAGCATAGAGCAGTACGCTTTGGTCCCGGATGCCGCGCAGCAAGAGGCCAAACCCCCCGTGGAGGACCCAGGGATGGAGGCGTCCCACGTGGGCAGCGAGAGTGAGATGGAGACCTCGTCGGACGCTTACAACACTGACGAGGAAGGATCTGCGTCTGCCGCCGGAGGGAAAGCGTCTTCCCAGGGCCGACCGCAAGAGAACAAGACATCCCAGGAGGAGCAGATCCCAGGGAATTCGAACCTTGAGCTCGCAGGCATTGCCGCGTTGCAAGCTGTGCCAGAGCgagaggtccctggtgatgcttCTGAATGTTCTGGAAGAAGCAGCTACGCTGTTTCTCCCACTGGTCCAGAAAGGGGGTCTCCTCTCCAGCAGGACCCCACCGCATCTCCTGGAGCGCCCGTTTGCAAGGAAGAAGACTCTCAAGGCGAAACGGGCTCCTCTTGCAGCTCCTTAGAGCATCAGCCGCTCTCTGATCTGCGAGAGGCCCCGGGAAGAGGCGTCCCTGATTCGGGGGAATGCCTGATTGCTTGTTTCGATACAGATGATGAAGCAGAGAACCTGCCTCCTTTGGACAGCGCCCCAGAAAGGCCTCAGCCAGCCAGTCAAGTGTCCGGTGAATGGATCGGCCATGTTTGTGTGGGAGCTGCCATCCCTCTGGGATGGTACCCAAAACCATACCAGCCTGTAGAGCTCTCGGCCACGGAGGCCACGGACTCACCCACCTTGGACATCGCTGCCAGGCTGAAAGAATCGGAAGAACGGCTGCTGGAACTCCTTGACCGAGACGATGCTTCTGAAGGAGGCTCACCGGAACTGGGAAGGCAGGATAGTGGAGTGCTGGACATGGACCCAGAGAAGGGGACAGCTCCGTTTGTGTCCTTCCTCAAATCCTCTGAGGCGGCCATCTTGGAACAGCCAGAAGTGACTCGAGCGGATGAGCCTGTGGGGGAATGCCTGTTTGCCTGTTTTGAGTCCGAGGATGAGCTGGAGGAAGCTTCGTCGCTGGATCTGATGAACAACAATGAGGATCACATGGGGGTGACCTTCTCTGAGGCAGATCCACAGCTCCTCATTGGGTTAGATGAAGCCCAGGAGAACACTCCCCTAGCTGCCTCAGAGGTGATCGTGGAGACAGCAGCATCTCTGCCTCAAGGATCTCCTCTGCCCCACGAGAGCATCCGGGTGCCTCCTGAAGACCTGGGTTGGGACCTCTATGGGGCTCGGAAAGGTTCAGGAGAGCCTGAGGTGGAATCCCATGTCGGGCAGCATCTTTCCAGCCAGAAGCAGGACTCAGGCAAGGACGCCCCTTCTGAACCTCTCCAGCAGTGCCCAGAGACCAAAGAGTTCAACGTGAGAGGTCCTCAGACCACTGAGAGCTGCCACGTGGCGCATGGAGCTCAGGACGTATCTAGAGAGCATGATGAGCATGAGGGCTGGCTGGGAGGAGAAGCTGTTGAGCCTCAGGAAGCTTCTGAGATGATGGAAGAGGGACAGCAGTTGTCTACGTCGGCCTCATCAGACCAGAATTGGGATACTccttcagaggaggaggaagttacCTCGGAATATGAAAGCGGAGCGTGGCTCAAGGCAGACTCTGTTTCCGAAAACACTCTTAGAGGTGCTGCCTCCTGTCTACACCGACTTGAAGCTCAACCCGTAATCTCGGAGGCCCCGGGGCTGCCTGACTTGgtgtctctggagctgcagggaGTCAGTGCTCCTCCAAGGGGCCTTGGACAGCCCAACCTGAGAGATGATAATATGAACCTAGTGCCAGCTCAGGGCATTGAGGCTACTGATGCAGTGGGTAAGACCAGTGGCCGTGGGCCATTCTTGACCGATTCTGGTGAAAGGAGGGGGTACCAGGAGAACGAGGTGGCAACTCCCAGTATCGTGGCTGATGTGGCCACCAGTGAGCCCATTGAACGGACACAGCTCGGGAGCGCCCGGCTTCCAGAGCCCCTGACAGCAACCAACGACGCTGAACTGTCCACGCCACAAACAGCCGACTCTCTGCTCGCTTCTGAAAAGGACTGTTACTTAGACACCAGCGCTCAGATCAGTGGGGCCTTTTGGAGCAGTCCTTCTGCAGAAAAGAGAGGGGACCCCCCCGTAATCGGGGCCAGAGGGCTGCAGCTAGCAGAGAAGACGTTCGCTCAGGCCTTGCTTCAAGGCCTCACGTCGGCTTTGGATCCTGAGCTCCTGTGGCAGGGAAAAGATGCGGCCAAGTCTTCCTCAGAGCTGCCGGGGGTCTCTCCTTCACACTCGAACGCGGACTCCAGCTTCTTCACCGCTCTCGATTATAGTTCCAACGAGACCATTGTGCTGGCTGCATCTCCGGACTCCGAGAGAGCAGATTGGCTAACTCCTGAGCAAGCCAAGGGCAGCGCAGTGTACGTAGTGGAGGAGAGTCCTCCTCTGCAGGATCGGCGGGCAGCAGCCTCTGAGCCGGGGCCCCTCCTGTTTGAGCCGGAACCGTCAGCTGAGACTGAAGAGGGTCCTCCTCAGCCAAACGTGGCCGTGTGTCCGCATCACGCGGCTCTTGCTAAAGAACAGGGCTTGGCCAGCTCGCGGCGTGAAAAGGCGCAAAAGAACGCAACGTCCGTGTCGAGTCGTATCCAGCCTCTTTTCTTTGCTTCTGAAGAGGAGATATTCTTGGCCGAGCCCAATCTTGCTCCGCAGGGCCACCCCCAGGCCGAAGCAGAGCATGCTGGAGCAGCAGACTATTCAGGGACCTTGAACCGTGGCCCAGCCGTGGCTGATTCTGAGACTGTTGCTCTAGGGAGCTCGCCAGCCACGCGTGGCCGGCTCGAACCGCCTGGTGCCTTGCTGCAGCGTTCTGCTGGAGCGGTGGGGTCTCCGGATGTCCTCACCGATCAACAACAAATAACCAGCATACTGCAAGGGTCCTTCGGGAGCCGGAAGGAGCAGAGAACGGCCGGCGCTTGTCTCAAGAGCAGCCTGCCGGTAGCAGAAGCACAAAGTCTTCGTGGCAGCCTTAAAGGGGGCATCTTGAAGAATTCCTCTGGGAAACCTATGCCTGACTCAGCGGGAGTCAGTCACCTAGGAGAGGCGGGCACTTCGACTCCTCTCGGGGGTCCCGCCGCTGGCCAAGACCACAATGCCCCTTGGCCGACTGAGGAAGGAAAAGATGGCGACCCGCTGGAGGCAGAGGGACTTGAGACTGCCCCCGAAGCTGAAGGTGCTTCCCCGTCTTCACAGGAAACCCCGAAGGGCGGCAGCTGCTCCCTGGTGACGTCTGTGTCGGAAGAGCCTGCCAAAGAGGGGATCTGTTTCCCCAAAGATGTTGGTGGGCCTCCATCTCTCCGTTTGCCCAAGGAAATGCCCCTTCGAGCCCTGGATGCTGATTTGTCAGCCAAAGTGGGAAACAGGGAGACCCCGGAAGAGACCACAGTACAGGACACCACAAGAGCCACTGGCAGCCCACTGGTGGTTGAGGGCGGGCAGGAAGGCGAAGCAAAAGCCGAGCCCTCGGATGGTGCTGAAGGCGTGGGACCTCCTGTCGTGGATtctgccaccttccttccttccgactccccttcccctgcatcGCAGACCCCTCAGCCCCCCGGAGCTAACTCAGAAACGCAACTCCTTGCTCCTCCCGCGCCAGAGCTACCTGCATCTCTTCCCTCGGAGCTGGCGTCTGTCTCCCCGCCTCCTCCTGCAAGCTCAGAGTCCCCCCAAGTGCCTGTGGTGTCACCCTCACCGATGCCGCTGCCTTCCTCGAAGAGCCCGCCCCCAGGTCCGGTGCTTGCCTCCTGGCTCCCTGCTTCTTCCACAAACCCCGAGGAGGAGCCCACTTGTGCTGAAGAGACCCCCTTCCTCCTGCAAGACTCCAAGAAACCTCCAACGGAAG TCCTTCAGAGTGCTGGACCGTTCATGCTTGGCCGAGACCAGCTTGCAGGTAGCAAGGATTCCCGAGGTCGGAACCGGTTGCCTGGGAACAAAGACTCCAGAAGCAAAGACTCCCTCTCTGCCAGAGAGAAGAGAGTCGACCGCGGGGCCCTGCTGCTTGAGTCGAGCTCCTCCAGCGAGAGGGACCTGCCCTACCGCTGCCCAGAGATCGAGAGCCTCAGGGAAGCCACTGGGATGGCCCTCCTGGGCGAGAAGAAGCCCTCGGTGGGCAGGGGAACCCACGAAGCCAACCACAAAG AGTCCGGGAACGATTCAGAAAGCAATGAAGGGTCTCTCCCTGAACTGGAGGAGCCGGAGGTTTCAGAACCACGGACAGCTCAGACACAG GCACAACTAACACACCCCTTGGGAATGGGCGAAGAATCCATCAGCAAAGCGAAACAGAGCCGGAGTGAAAAGAAAGCACGGAAG